One window of the Rhizobium sp. ARZ01 genome contains the following:
- a CDS encoding amidohydrolase, which produces MFIDTHLHLIDQSKLAYPWLSGAGELDRDFTYAEYALEAKRLGIEAAVHMEVDVATSDIEVETEMVRSLAVSQGGMIQGVIAACRPEEVGFAAYLERCEADPFVKGFRRVLHVVPDDISEQALFRDNLKRMAGSRLTFDICMLARQQPLAMALIDSAPDVRFVLDHCGVPDIISGQYDSWKRGISEIARRPNVTAKVSGIVAYADPQAWTVETIRPYAEHIVSAFGWDRVLWGSDWPVCTRGGGLSTWVGATQAIFGACTAEEREKLYRANAKRFWNL; this is translated from the coding sequence ATGTTCATCGACACGCACCTGCATCTGATAGACCAGTCCAAGCTTGCCTATCCCTGGCTTTCGGGCGCGGGCGAATTGGATCGTGATTTCACCTATGCCGAGTACGCTCTGGAAGCGAAGCGGCTGGGCATTGAGGCGGCCGTGCACATGGAGGTTGATGTCGCCACCTCCGACATTGAGGTCGAAACCGAGATGGTACGCAGCCTCGCGGTGTCGCAAGGCGGCATGATCCAGGGCGTGATCGCCGCATGCCGGCCGGAAGAGGTCGGTTTTGCCGCCTATCTGGAACGCTGCGAGGCCGATCCCTTCGTCAAGGGCTTTCGTCGCGTGCTGCATGTGGTACCCGACGACATCTCTGAGCAGGCACTCTTCCGCGACAACCTCAAGCGCATGGCGGGTAGTCGCCTCACCTTCGATATCTGCATGCTGGCCCGCCAGCAACCGCTGGCGATGGCGCTGATCGACAGCGCGCCGGACGTCCGTTTCGTGCTCGATCACTGTGGCGTGCCGGATATCATTTCAGGGCAGTATGACAGCTGGAAACGCGGCATCAGCGAAATCGCCCGTCGGCCCAACGTGACGGCCAAGGTTTCCGGCATCGTCGCCTATGCCGATCCGCAAGCCTGGACTGTCGAGACGATCCGCCCCTATGCGGAGCACATCGTTTCCGCCTTCGGTTGGGATCGGGTTCTCTGGGGCAGCGATTGGCCGGTCTGCACACGTGGCGGGGGGCTGTCGACCTGGGTCGGCGCGACTCAAGCGATATTCGGCGCCTGTACCGCCGAGGAACGAGAGAAGCTCTACCGGGCGAATGCCAAGCGGTTCTGGAACCTTTAG
- a CDS encoding class I SAM-dependent methyltransferase: MNNHYGSLAALVYDLDKPIGRTFGNELSFYRNRLAECRGPILEPGVGNGRLLIPLLEAGLNVEGFDASKEMLLRCLAHCRERHLFPRLDQMRFQDFTYDHRFDAIIVPVGSFQLIWDFTEALAVLRRFHDHLAPGGRLIIDLDPAGKIIDSSTSVRSWSVGDGDLITLQVQHADFDYIAQRRVSHLRYERWRDTRLIETQLELFTLRWWGVNEFVLAMGAAGFSDISVSGSHDHGRAPNSDDWIITFEGRKD, translated from the coding sequence ATGAACAATCATTACGGTAGCCTTGCTGCCCTCGTCTATGATCTCGACAAGCCCATCGGCCGCACATTCGGCAATGAACTTTCCTTCTACCGCAACCGCCTGGCGGAGTGCCGTGGTCCAATCCTGGAGCCGGGTGTCGGGAATGGTCGCCTGTTGATCCCTCTCCTCGAGGCCGGACTGAACGTCGAGGGTTTTGACGCCTCGAAGGAAATGCTGCTGCGCTGTCTGGCGCATTGTCGCGAACGGCACCTTTTCCCAAGGCTGGACCAGATGCGGTTCCAGGATTTCACCTATGACCATCGGTTCGATGCAATCATCGTGCCCGTCGGCTCGTTCCAGCTAATCTGGGATTTCACCGAGGCGCTTGCCGTTCTGCGCCGGTTCCACGATCATCTTGCGCCCGGCGGCCGCCTGATCATCGACCTCGACCCGGCCGGAAAGATCATCGATTCCTCGACAAGCGTCAGAAGTTGGTCGGTCGGCGATGGCGACCTGATCACGCTGCAGGTGCAGCACGCCGATTTCGATTATATCGCCCAGCGCCGGGTTTCCCATCTCCGCTACGAACGCTGGCGCGACACGCGCCTGATCGAGACGCAGCTCGAACTTTTCACGCTGCGCTGGTGGGGTGTCAATGAATTCGTGCTTGCGATGGGTGCTGCCGGTTTCAGCGACATCTCCGTCTCGGGCAGCCATGATCACGGCCGGGCGCCGAATTCCGATGACTGGATCATCACCTTCGAAGGCCGAAAAGATTAA
- the groL gene encoding chaperonin GroEL (60 kDa chaperone family; promotes refolding of misfolded polypeptides especially under stressful conditions; forms two stacked rings of heptamers to form a barrel-shaped 14mer; ends can be capped by GroES; misfolded proteins enter the barrel where they are refolded when GroES binds) — MAAKEVRFHADAREKMLRGVDILANAVKVTLGPKGRNVVLDKSFGAPRITKDGVTVAKEIELEDKFENMGAQMVREVASKTSDIAGDGTTTATVLAQSIVTEGAKAVAAGMNPMDLKRGIDKAVEAVVEELKKNARKITRNDEIAQVGTISANGDSEIGRFLAEAMEKVGNEGVITVEEAKTAVTELEVVEGMQFDRGYLSPYFVTDQEKMRVELEEPYLLIHEKKLSNLQALLPVLEAVVQSGKPLLIIAEDVEGEALATLVVNKLRGGLKVAAVKAPGFGDRRKAILEDIAILTGGTTISEDLGIKLEHVTLDMLGRAKKIVVEKEHTTIVDGAGARQEIQARITQIRAQIEDTTSDYDREKLQERLAKLAGGVAVIRVGGSTEVEVRERKDRVDDAMHATRAAVEEGILPGGGVALLRAVTALSRVQTENSDQKHGIEIVRRAIEAPVRQIAENAGAEGSIIVGKLREVADFGYGWNAQTNAFGDLFAQGVIDPVKVVRTALQDAASVAGLLVTTEAMVAEKPRKEAPMPQMPPGMDF; from the coding sequence ATGGCCGCGAAGGAAGTGAGGTTTCATGCCGATGCGCGTGAAAAGATGCTGCGTGGCGTCGATATCCTTGCCAATGCCGTGAAGGTAACGCTCGGCCCGAAAGGCCGTAATGTCGTGCTCGACAAGTCGTTCGGCGCTCCCCGCATTACGAAGGACGGGGTCACGGTGGCAAAGGAAATTGAGCTCGAGGACAAGTTCGAAAACATGGGCGCCCAGATGGTGCGCGAAGTGGCCTCGAAGACGAGCGACATAGCCGGCGACGGCACCACCACAGCAACCGTCCTCGCCCAGTCCATCGTCACGGAAGGTGCAAAGGCCGTCGCCGCCGGGATGAACCCCATGGACCTCAAGCGCGGCATCGACAAGGCGGTCGAGGCGGTCGTCGAGGAATTGAAGAAGAACGCCCGCAAGATCACCCGGAACGACGAGATCGCCCAGGTCGGGACCATCTCTGCCAATGGCGACAGCGAGATCGGGCGCTTTCTGGCCGAGGCGATGGAGAAGGTTGGAAATGAAGGTGTCATCACGGTCGAGGAAGCCAAGACCGCGGTGACGGAACTGGAGGTGGTGGAGGGCATGCAGTTCGACCGCGGCTACCTCTCGCCCTACTTCGTCACCGATCAGGAAAAAATGCGCGTCGAACTGGAAGAGCCGTATCTGCTGATCCACGAAAAGAAGCTGTCCAATCTGCAGGCGTTGCTTCCTGTCCTGGAGGCCGTGGTCCAGTCAGGCAAACCGCTGCTGATCATTGCCGAAGACGTGGAGGGCGAGGCCCTCGCCACACTGGTCGTCAACAAGCTTCGCGGTGGCCTTAAGGTGGCGGCGGTCAAGGCGCCGGGTTTCGGCGATCGCCGCAAGGCGATACTGGAGGATATCGCCATCCTCACCGGCGGCACGACCATCTCCGAGGACCTCGGCATCAAGCTCGAGCACGTCACGCTGGACATGCTCGGCCGCGCCAAGAAGATCGTCGTGGAAAAAGAACACACAACGATCGTCGATGGCGCCGGCGCAAGGCAGGAAATCCAGGCGCGCATCACCCAGATCAGGGCACAGATCGAGGATACCACCTCCGACTACGACCGGGAGAAGCTCCAGGAGCGGTTGGCCAAGCTTGCCGGCGGCGTTGCCGTTATCCGGGTTGGCGGCTCGACGGAAGTCGAGGTCAGGGAGCGCAAGGACCGGGTCGACGACGCCATGCACGCAACCAGGGCCGCGGTCGAGGAAGGCATCCTGCCCGGCGGCGGCGTCGCCTTGCTGAGGGCCGTTACGGCGCTGAGCCGTGTTCAGACCGAAAATTCTGACCAGAAACACGGCATCGAGATCGTCCGCCGCGCCATTGAGGCCCCTGTGCGCCAGATCGCGGAAAACGCGGGCGCCGAAGGCTCGATCATCGTCGGCAAGCTGCGCGAGGTAGCCGACTTCGGTTATGGCTGGAACGCACAGACAAACGCGTTCGGCGACCTTTTCGCGCAGGGTGTTATCGACCCCGTCAAGGTCGTGCGCACCGCGCTCCAGGACGCCGCGTCGGTGGCGGGCCTGCTGGTCACTACCGAAGCCATGGTGGCGGAGAAGCCGAGGAAAGAAGCGCCAATGCCACAGATGCCGCCCGGCATGGACTTCTGA
- a CDS encoding c-type cytochrome: MHERNRGRLRWLKFAAASAIVLGGGFAILMAVPPSITAEEPDPGQLSDPALVARGKYVAQLGDCIACHTDKGGDEMAGGLALETPMGTIWSTNITPDSKTGIGSWSFGEFDRAMRKGVDADGHNLYPAMPYPSYAKITDEDMIALWAYLLNGVKPVEKANRDAAMNFPFNLRFGLAYWNAVFADDTRFVFDQTKDDAWNRGAYLVQGLGHCGACHTPRGIAFQEVAMTEKDPKGDQFLAGAKVENWHAVELRNLWTVNDTVELLKTGRNRFTTVSGSMTDVILHSTQNFTDGDLVSIATYLKSLPSDTQRAVVTEAVYGDAPSTAYTTPGGLGYMQFCSDCHRPDGTGVKGIFPALAGNPTVSALDPSTLIHITLTGWETASTNAHPRTYTMPAFARIEDQEIADILSYVRKNWGAGSPAISKGQVAQARKHIDPKIDDSSFETPRLAALLDEPNSEQLVRGMRLNAETRKLVPDNVGNDLNCASCHLNAGTVADGSPYVGVSAFFPSYAPRAGKEITMEERINGCFRRSMNGKPLKVDSDDMKAMVAYFDWMRGETKPEDKVPGRGVGKIDQSLIPDPVNGQKIYAAQCAVCHGANGEGLKDDVGRLVYPPLWGDRSFNIGAGMARTYTAAAFVQRNMPIGFHEKFPLGQGGLTDQEALDVADYFSHMPRPDFADKLKDWPNGGKPKDARY; this comes from the coding sequence ATGCACGAGAGAAACAGAGGGCGTTTGAGGTGGCTGAAGTTCGCGGCCGCGTCAGCGATTGTCCTTGGTGGTGGATTTGCCATCTTGATGGCGGTGCCGCCAAGCATTACGGCAGAAGAGCCAGATCCGGGCCAACTGTCCGATCCCGCCCTGGTCGCGCGCGGCAAGTATGTCGCGCAGCTTGGCGATTGCATCGCCTGTCATACCGACAAGGGTGGTGACGAAATGGCGGGCGGTCTCGCGCTTGAAACGCCCATGGGAACGATTTGGTCGACCAACATCACGCCGGACTCAAAGACAGGCATAGGCAGCTGGTCCTTTGGCGAGTTTGACCGCGCGATGCGTAAAGGGGTCGATGCCGACGGGCACAATTTATACCCCGCCATGCCGTATCCCTCGTATGCGAAGATCACCGACGAAGACATGATTGCGCTGTGGGCCTACCTTTTGAACGGCGTCAAGCCCGTCGAAAAGGCCAATCGCGATGCCGCGATGAACTTCCCGTTCAACCTTCGATTCGGACTTGCCTACTGGAACGCCGTCTTCGCGGACGACACACGCTTCGTCTTCGATCAAACGAAGGATGACGCTTGGAACCGAGGTGCCTATCTGGTGCAAGGGCTTGGTCATTGCGGGGCGTGCCACACGCCACGGGGCATCGCATTCCAGGAAGTCGCGATGACGGAAAAGGACCCTAAGGGCGACCAGTTCCTCGCCGGCGCGAAGGTGGAAAACTGGCATGCGGTCGAGCTGAGGAACCTGTGGACAGTGAATGACACCGTCGAACTGCTTAAGACAGGGCGGAATCGCTTCACGACTGTTTCCGGCTCGATGACCGATGTCATCCTGCATTCGACGCAGAATTTCACCGACGGCGATTTGGTTTCCATAGCCACATATTTGAAGTCGCTTCCGTCAGACACGCAGAGAGCGGTAGTGACGGAAGCTGTTTACGGCGATGCGCCCTCGACCGCCTATACAACCCCTGGCGGGCTCGGATACATGCAGTTCTGCAGTGACTGTCATCGGCCGGACGGGACAGGTGTGAAAGGAATCTTCCCAGCCCTCGCGGGGAACCCGACGGTCTCGGCGCTCGATCCCTCGACCCTCATTCACATCACATTGACGGGCTGGGAAACCGCGTCGACGAACGCCCATCCTCGAACCTATACGATGCCTGCCTTCGCGCGTATCGAGGATCAGGAGATCGCAGACATCCTCAGCTATGTGCGGAAGAACTGGGGAGCAGGGTCTCCGGCGATTTCCAAGGGCCAGGTTGCTCAAGCACGCAAACACATTGATCCGAAGATTGATGACTCGAGCTTCGAGACTCCACGTCTTGCCGCGCTACTTGATGAGCCAAATTCCGAGCAGCTTGTGCGCGGAATGAGATTAAACGCGGAGACGCGCAAGCTCGTGCCAGATAACGTTGGTAACGACCTGAACTGCGCATCGTGCCATCTGAATGCCGGTACCGTTGCCGATGGCTCGCCCTATGTCGGTGTTTCGGCATTTTTCCCAAGCTATGCGCCGCGCGCGGGCAAAGAGATCACGATGGAGGAACGCATCAATGGCTGCTTCCGTCGATCGATGAATGGCAAGCCGCTCAAGGTCGATAGCGACGATATGAAGGCCATGGTTGCCTACTTTGATTGGATGAGGGGTGAAACCAAGCCGGAAGACAAAGTTCCAGGTCGTGGAGTCGGCAAAATCGACCAGTCGCTCATTCCCGATCCGGTGAATGGCCAGAAAATCTACGCGGCCCAATGTGCAGTCTGCCACGGAGCCAACGGGGAAGGTTTGAAGGATGATGTCGGACGGCTAGTCTATCCGCCGTTGTGGGGTGATCGGTCGTTCAACATCGGCGCGGGCATGGCTCGTACCTATACGGCGGCCGCCTTCGTGCAGCGGAACATGCCTATCGGCTTTCACGAGAAATTTCCGCTTGGACAGGGCGGTCTGACGGACCAAGAAGCCCTCGACGTCGCGGATTACTTCAGTCACATGCCGAGACCAGACTTTGCCGACAAATTGAAAGACTGGCCAAATGGCGGGAAGCCAAAGGATGCGCGCTACTAG